The Noviherbaspirillum cavernae region TGGCATACTGCGTCGTGCGAGGCGCGCAGCATGTTTGCGGTCGTGGCGGGTATCGGGAGGTTCTGCAACAGATAGGGTTTGACGATGGCGATTGGCGCATCGATCAGGACAAAGCGCAGCATGGCCCGGGCCTCGTCATCGTTCATGCGCAGCGCCATCCGGCGCACGCATTGCGTGAAGCAGAGATCGAGCGCCGCTTGCTCGGACTCCATCTGCGCGTGGAAATCCGGCGGCAGCGGCTCGTTGAAGAGTGAATAGTCTTCGCATTGCAACAGGAATCTCGCATGCTGCGGCTTGCTGCGGCACCAGTCGAGGAAGGCAGCCACCGCCGGCCAGGTGTCGCCCGACGACCAATGGCTGGCG contains the following coding sequences:
- a CDS encoding TetR/AcrR family transcriptional regulator → MVRLAKFNEDSFIDAAIEVGAQCGIAAVSISAIAGKAGAPTGSVYHRFESRGTILARAWLRVKADFRLAVASHWSSGDTWPAVAAFLDWCRSKPQHARFLLQCEDYSLFNEPLPPDFHAQMESEQAALDLCFTQCVRRMALRMNDDEARAMLRFVLIDAPIAIVKPYLLQNLPIPATTANMLRASHDAVCQWARHPD